caaaatttaatccaaaTGGAAAATGCTGTAGTTAACCATGTAAGAGGTGTTAAGAAAgattctgttttaaataaaattccagACTTTCATATTACTAATACTTTGCAATTGATCCTATGCATACAATTCTAGAAGGACTAATTCCTATTCACCTtgcagccattcttacaaaaatttgtaaagaaaaaaagatttttactatTGACATATTAAATAAGAGAATGTCATATATCTTTAGTATGATAAGTACTGACAAACAAAATAAACCTCCTGCAATATtcaaaattgaagaaaataaaatacatcCTTCAATGAAAGCAATGCAAATGTGgggatttttttggtttttgccACTAGCTGTTGGCGATTTGATAAACGAAGATGAAAAACAATGGatttttttcattcaacttTGCATTTTAGTTGATATTTTATTAGCTCCTAAGTTTACATATGGTATGATAACCTTGCTTCGTGATTTCATTGAAGAACATTTACAATCTTTTAAGGAACTCTTTCCAGATTTAAAAGTACGACCAAAGCAACATTGTTTTGTTCATTATCCAaccattatttttcaaagtggCCCTTTGATAGGAATGAGTTGCTTACGGTATGaacttaaaaattcatttttcaaacGATCGGCTCATATTGTTTgtaattttacaaacatttgcTATACACTTGAGAATTATATTGCTTACAGGCATCAATATAATTCTTTACTTTCTAAATTGACTAAGCAACACAATAGAGGAATACCTTTAGTATCAAAGTCTAATCGTAtttgtgttaatttattgcCATTTGAGAATGTGCTgtgttttaaatacaatttaaaatcaGATGTCCATGTCTTTGTTTCTTACAAAATTCATATTGGTAGCATAAATATTCGAAAAGATCATTATCTtgttatttctataaataaagatgGTTTGCCGATTTTTGGAAAAGTCGAGGCTTTTGTTAATGTAGAAAATTCACTTATATGGGTTGTTATTGTTTCTTTAATGGAGACTGTAGAATTTGTTGACCATATTTTTTCTTATGAAGTTAAATCTTACAGTGATGAGCTTTTTGAAATCTTAAGTTTCAATACTTTGCTTGACGAACATCCACTTCCTGGATATGTTGTTAGATGAAGTTCaaaccaaattttaaataagacaTTTATTCGTATgctttataaattgttttagacCTATATATTAAACTGTGCATCAGtagatttttatcaaatattttctattgtcttttttttgttcaaaaaatgtgttttaatttaattaactttaaccatttaaaaaataacataacagTTTTATCGCATACTAATTAAtgtttgattttgttatttttgtaactagTTTCAATTAGTAAcgcaataaatttattaaaaagaaaaatgaattcATTAGAAGAGAAGCTATGTGAAGTACTAAAAGTTGACAGATTGCCACAACAATTAGTAACCAAACTattaggtatttatatataaattttattgtttattaaaaaaagtttatttatcttaataaaagtgtaaaaaattaagacGAATATCAATTGACTTCTGTCTTTAAGGAGGCAGCTTTGTTCCACGCCACTTCTTCaatgttgattttaattttagttttaaaattttttcttaaattattttaataacaaatctTGTAATTCTAAAATTCTGGTTGCAATAATGTGAATTATAATActttgatatgtttttataattttagtttttgtaatcaatttaaagaaatgtaatatttatattctaaaatttattttagaagaaGCAATGGATCTCAATTCCTTTGTATTAGTAAATGAAAATGATTTGGTTGAATTAGGTTTTAAAATGGGACAGAGAAAACTTATAATACAGTGGTTGCAGTCATGTGCAGTTGTACCTATAATTGGTTTCTTACAGCCTCAAGCTGAAACATTACATGAATTATCACCAGTGCTAAACTTAATAGCTGCACCAATTCAGAAAATATCCCATTCACACCCTCTAGTAATgtataaactgttttatttaaaatatttgttaaagaGAGAATCATTAGTATAGGATctatcatatgtttttaaattaaatagttatatcCTGTGAAAGAGGTACTCTTTAAGAATGACAACAGTTCCACAAGTGTTCACGGCCCAACACTCGTGACAAAGTTATTAAGAGGTGAAATATATTCAACACAAGAAAGACACTTTTTAGTGCGAAATTTAGGTCGATATCTTATGGAGGTTGCAAAAGTGTAAGTATATTTGtatcaatattttatcttttttgtatttgttaatatgtttattatactaGTTTCATATTAAATGTTACTTTGTTTAGAAAGGATATGCCCTCAAAGGAGGAAAAATTAGCTATGGCTGTTTCGATAGTGGCAGGTTTCCCTTGtctaaaaagtaaacttatggaATCTGGTCATGTAAGTGTTTTAGGATTTATTATGTTGTTTCATTAAAATGTGAATTATTCTATGCATTTACAAACTTGTggattttctataaaataaattgtgttTTATACATTAAGGagcatttttatggaaaatCTCACACTGGCCATATTGAGATTTATGTTAGACAATGGCGATCAAGATCTAAACAAATAATCACAAAATGGAATCATAGGAAAGGAATGtaggtttttaataaatttagtatgTACGTagtatttaatacatttttagcATGAGTAATTGTGTCAATTGTTTTGATTCATTACTATTATTAGACCACATTGTCGAGAACTTGTCGGTGAAGAAAATTGCGAAGTTGAACGTATGCTCTGAGAAAGTCGTCCAACAGCTCTTAACCAAGAAGAGCTGCTGCAGATGGCTGAGTCACGAATCTTTCGAAGAGATTGGATCTTAAACACAAAACCAAATGCTACTCTTATCCTGAAAAGATATCCGAGGTTTTTGGATATGAATGAAACTgcaagttttttactaaaattcttataaatcttataaattggtttcaaatttaaattaatctatTTAAATCTATGCTGCGCTTATATTTGAATGTGCTTTTTGAAGTTATATCCAAGGTgtgttttaatttgtattatgttcTTGTTTAGATACggcaagagtttttttttttagttggagAATTTAAAGATATTCGAAATCAATGGTCATTATGTAGAGATACAATTTTACAACTTGCAGTTACTGCTTCGGAAAAAGATGAAGATTTGaaagaagagttattttgtaTTAGTCCTGTTGAAAATGAATTTGATGAAggtattaatttaattattaattgaagctttttttagaaattgaaattttttttatattaaaggtAATGGAatgtatacattttataaaaagcttttttttattagcaaaaaaaacaattgtatcttttaaagcactACCGTATTTATTGCCATCTCCGCCAAAGAGAGGAAAAAAGGAACCTAGAAAGTCTGGTAAAGCAACATCGATGCGTTTTATTGTTGAACTTGAGGttagtatttagttttttgtttcttttctacAGCTTTTATTTATGAtgatttcttatattttttcattactggatttaaaaataataatttatccaACCTAGCcaagttttgcaaaaaaacctgtaaaataGTGTCATTTTTCCAAAAACTAAACGAAAATTTGGAAACCTTGTGGAACTTTTAACttaattcatatataaattaagttaaaagttCCACAAGATttccaaatttttgtttagtttttggGAAAATGTCACTATTTTACAGGTTTTACCACTCTAAAACCgcttacaaaatttttacaagttatATATAACTTGTAAAAGTTAGTGATTCTCTTTTTTATAGGATTTTATTGCGGTTTTATTAAACaccctttcaaatatttttataataactttgtaCTAACACTCCTATGCCGCATCTAATCTGATATAACttagttttgaatttgacaGAATTGCTGTATAAGACCAAACATTAGTGCAGTAGCTTCATTAGGTTCCACGTAATTACCTAAATTAATGTAGAAATTCAAATAGATTAGACACAAAAATAGAGCGAATGTATTAAGTTATCCTAAACGCTAGGGTTTAAATTAAGCCgaatattacttttttctagAATATGACAGTTGATGCTGCTGTTGAAATCTTAAATCTAGATGGGTGCAAGCAGccattaatttttatactagGATCAGCAATGTATATCAAAGTTGATTTGAATGCTGTATTGGTTGAAGATGCCGATTCTTTTCCCGAGATGGTATTACTTCTTTTGGCAACGTTTTACGTTTTTGACCTGAAGTATCCGGATGAGTTGCGAGTGCTATTTTCGttacttgaaaaaatttgtGGCATTTCAGCAACAATACGTAGTTCAATtgcaaatgaattttttagacTACTGAACCTTGAGTAAACTTATATTTAACCAAGATAATATTTGTTAAGCTTTTTGACAACAATATTAATTTTCTATGTTTATTTGACTTTGGCGTTCTTTAATTCCGGATAAACTTTCTATAGtttggttataaaaaaaattaaaattatagattttattgaaaagtataagTAGTTTTAGagagtttttttagtttaactagCATGCAAGTTCCTAATAGGAACTTGCAtgcttctatatatatatatatatatatatatatatatatatatatatatatatatatatatacatatatatatatatatatatatatatatatatatatatatatatatatatatatatatatgtgctaATATAtgtgctaatatatatattaaagtgtttatgataaaattaatatttaatctaAATGAATCGGCAAAAACTCCAAAAAGCTACAATAAATGTAGATTTATTATAAGACACTACAGGAAATGTAGCGTTTTTGTCTACATAATGTACGCGAGTGAAACATCAACATTCAatgtagataaataaaaaactacaaaattgtAGATAAAAAGGCAACACTATTTGTAGTTATAATGCTACATTAATGTAGATTTTTCCGCGTCTACAATTAATGTAGACTTTTTATCTACATAAATGTACGTGAGTGAAACATCTACATTTAGTGTACGCAAAATGGCTACATTTTGTAGATAAAAAGACTACACTATTTTTGAGAGTGTATCAATTAATATCTTACCTATTTGTATTAAACTATTAATAGTTCAATATAAATTggtaaacaaatataaaaaaaagtttgagaaatttttattaaaaattatcaaaattttttatttaaaatctcttCAGCAATACTTATTTTAGCAGATtgcgtttattaaaaaaacattaaatgaacATTAATTCTAATCACTTCAACAATAATAACTTAGACGTAATGCAAGGAGCGTCTATAAACTACGTCTTGCAATTTTTGACCGTTTTTTATCTATTCCGCCCCACCCCTTGTCACAAAATCACTAACCCCTGCCTCCACTAGACTGTAACAAAGTTTAAAGACAACCCCTAATTGCGttattttcttgatataaacaagaatacaagtatttttttgaatcagatttatctttaagaacgccttttttaattttttaagattaaagcTAAATTCATTTAACCTGAATGAAAGAAAACTGAaaaggtataaaaaatgaaaatgcgctttcatttaaataatcaaactcAAAGTAGCATATTTCCTtagtgataataaaaaaagagaccATGATAGAGagcaaaacaaacataaaaccagcttaaaatattaaaaattaacgcagtttgttttataacttttatgttattatgtcgactcttaaatttttctaaaatattttaaagtaaattgtaATCAAAGCAAAGTATGGTTGAACGGGTGGAAAACGACATTTTCataacttatgaaaaaaaagaaaaaagaacagTAACTACAGTGTTAGCTGTTTCAATTGCATCTTTATTATCCGTCTCgtttggttttgttttatattttcccAATCCATTAAAGTTAGTTAACAAACGGTGGTATAACGCCAGtcatgtaagtttttttaagttatttattaacgaaatatttattacttttaactgTAACAAAACGCAGTTTGAAAAAGAGTAACGAGGTTGATAGCTTTTTTGAAAGTCaacatgcaaaatatttttattttagtaaaatataaagttgcttttttaaatcacatgtataaattttatgaacaaaGCAGTAGgctaatatttgtattttatttctgtaaaaaagttttatatccAGGCAAAAAGGGCaataatcaataaaacttaACCCACCAAGCTAATATACCTATGTGCAACAAtcattttttctgcttttatacTGTCTGACAGCTCcaagtttttgtgaaaaatacgAATATGcagatataaaatttaaagtgtttttaatctataaaagtattaagatgtttatatatatatatatatatatatatatatatatatatatacatatatatatatatatatatatatatatatatatatatatatatatatatatatatatatatatatatatatatatatatatatataatctttgaatGTCATTTTCTTATTATACGATACaatgttattaaattcaataaatgcggctgcgtataaacttttttgaaaaaaatgtatttgtttttatttcaatatatattattcgatatttcgctgatctattgtgatcagcgttattaggtataataaaaatcgttacaaataaaatcgttataataaaaacaaaccgttaaaaagataacattaaaaagagcatgagaaaataaaaaataagattaaatgaTGACGTCAgataatctaataaaaaatggcCCCTAAGCATTTGTTGTGACGTAATCACCATCATTCCTATAAAGAACATTTTCGCCACTTCCTAACGCTTCTCGAACTTTAGCTTTGTTTATTTCCAGGGATTCTCGAATTTTCCGAATATGATTTTCTGGAGCTACTGATATGCTTTTCGGGTTTAACCAGTCTAAACATACCTTGGCATGATTTGGAATGCTCAGTAGCACCAGAACTAGcctattttccatttttacaatttttctgGTGCTCAATACATCTTGATATAactttctttttagtttcactaatgtaaataaaaaaattataagtaaatacaaataaacttttaccataataatataaataccaGTTAATTTATTACCATAAACCTAAATATAAACATGTATACATTTTTACTTGTGGGTTTACAAAAACTCttaagtaaaaattgttttttccaaaatatttgaTAACCTCAATCAACTTACGTACAATTCAATCTTAGTTATTTATCTTTATGGAAAGGTTGCAATTTTAGCtttaatatacaattataatattaagttTAACTCTAATAATTGTAACGTTTCcctttgaaatttaatttaaatacttaaattgcCATTTAATGAAACACTCAAACTCTTTTAGGATGTTTTAGGAAgtctcattttaaaaaaacaaaactttttctactaaatattaaaaattttagtgaaCATGATTTTACAGCGGCTTAGAGTACAGATTGACCAAATCCGAAAAAATGATTTGCTATGGTAAGTGTAATGCTAAATGCAAGTTATGTAACAGATATAGACTTTACAACAACAGAAAAGGTTATGCTAGAAGCTGGTTGTTCAAAAGATTAAAAGGCACActgcaatgtttttaattcagacaataatgatatatatagtTCATCTGCAGagttagttttagttttattgctAAAGATTTAAGATCATTCAAAAAAGCTGAGTCgagaaaaagagttttaaatagaataaatacAACAGCATTATTGCTCATAGATTCACcaaatttaaaagtcttaaaaaaagaaaaagaacatgctgaaaatcaaaaattagaaataggagagaaaaaaaaagtttaataaaattaatataaagataaCAGCACCTGGTAAAAGTAGTTTATTTTCGATAGAAAAAAATCTGTACTGTGTAAATAGCTCTGTTACagagtagtttttttatttgatttgtgttgaatgtttttacaaaaacaatacgAAGAAGTCTGGATTCAATGCCTTAAGTGTCACCGTTGGGCTCATGAGTGCTGAATAACCAgaagtcttttttatttgtgatttttattcattataataaaaaacttgatcGCCCGTCaagttttttcttatattgAATGCAACTTCAAACTTACCTAATTCATGTGCTTCAACATTACACTTTAACACAAAGGTAAACTTGTCTATGTTTTTACtctgtaaaaatatatacaaggGCAACTAGCCCCAGTCTCTCCTATATCACAAATAACATATGTTCTCAAAACtgttagaaagaataatgtataatagactaATTATTTAACAGAGAacaatataatgtataataaacaaattggATTCAAAAAGAATCATCCAACGGAAGTCAATCTAATAAAGTATATGtcaaatgttttcaataatGGTTGctatacattaggtatttttgTTGATTAGTCAAAAGCAATTGAAACTGTTAGCCAtgatattcttataaaaaaaccagAACTGGATTGAATACTAAACAATAACATACtatagtttaaaagttacctggTCAACagaaaataatacataatataaacaGCAAATGAAGCAGAAAAACATGTCATAACTTTTGGTTGTTCCCCAGGGATCAATCTTAGTGCcgctgttattattattttatataaatgattttattagaataataataacactTTATAATagcatacaaaattttaaatggtatttttttgttgatatattcaaatgattttgaatatatcaaaaaattttttttttgatttatctctaaataattgttaatatgttctaaattattgttaatatattaatcaaaacttatgttatgaaaaataaacgattaagagatttatttatatatctatttatatatctatctatttaaatatatctatttatatatttatatttatatagaaaatatatctatattttttaataaaacttcaaataataattcattataaacatgaAAGAAATCTAATGCGTTAATTGTAAacagttgtttattttaaactattgttAACGATTagttattgtaaacaaaaactgtatttaGAAGCGAAAAACTCAATTAAATCCAAGAATCAAAATCCtttattcaaagtttaaaaatcacttGAATTCTGTAAATTtcgaagtttaaaattttttagtgaaaaaatttattttaggcaTTAAAAAGAGGCTATTCAAAAGCTATTCTTATTTtcctttcttttcttttaaaacttttaactattttattttaagttactgATTTATATGGATATTTTAATCCGTATAGACCAGTTTCCTTTTTGCAATATATtctgattattttgaaaaaatagccAATTTCTGATACCCAGACAACAGCCAAATGACGGGGTGCCTTGTAACAACAACTTATACAAACTACCAAAATAGTACTTCAACTTGGTGTTTTCCAaatgtgtttgtttttatatctgttaaatatttattaatacggATATTTTAACAGTAGCTCTTTATATGTCTTAAgcattcttaaatatttatacatttgatatatacgtatatttatatatatgcatcgAATACTACTATCTATCTACTATGTGTAATATCTAGTCatttattgctctgttctttagaatatgtttaaattattgttatttatgtatatatatatatatatatatatatatatatatatatatatatatatatatatatatatatatatatatatatatatatatatatatatttatatatatatatatatatatatatatatatatatatatatatatatatatatatatatatatatatatatatatatatatatatatatatatatatatatatatatatatatatatatatatatacataaatatatgtgCAGTGGCGGAAAAAAGTTATGTAtctagttaatttttaaaagaattacttGCTTGATAAAACAGAAAACCAAACTATCACTCTATATTTGTACAGTGTTTAACCTTTCCATAAACTGCAGTAAGTAGTTAGTCAAGAAGTGGAAGAATTGCTAATACTTAGTATGTCCACCGTTATCTAAACGCAACTGTTCAATTCGTCGAGATATAGACTCAATAAGATCTCAAAGGTGCTGTGAAGTGACGTTTTTCCAAGCATTTTGCAGCAAGTTTGAAAGTTTATCCTGATTACGTGCTTTTTAACCCCTCATTGGGTAAAAAACCACGTAATCAGGATAAACCTTGAACAGGATTTCCCACACATTTTTAATGGAATTCATATCTGGGCTCTGGGTTGGCAATTCCATTTGCTTAACAACCTCATTGTGTGAGAAATCTCACACTCTCTTAGCTTTATGGAAAAATGCAATATCATCTTGGAAGATAAAAGAACCTTTTCTGCCATAAAGCTTTCTGGCTGAAGATAGCATACGATCTCTTAACACTTAAAGATATTGATCTTGATTCATGTTGCCTCTGCAACGGTACAATTGACCAACCACATGCAAGAATATGCGCCCCAAACCATTAGAGATCCACCAACATATTTTCAGTGGGAGCTATACAATCAGGATAAAACTTCTCACCATTTCTTCTCCTCACAACTACCCTCTTTGCTCCACAAAAGACAATTCGTCACTTAACAGCACTTTTTTCCAATCTTCTAAAACCCATACTCGATGAGAAGTGGCAAAGTAAAGTCTTCGGTGACAATATAAGGCTGTAAGAACAAACTTTGACACAAGAACACAACTTTTTTCCgccgctgtatatatatatatatatatatatatatatatatatatatatatatatatatatatatatatatatatatatatatattaagtctTTTAAAGCATTTTCCTATAGTGACCgattgattaattttttcttgatagttTTTCCCTAAAGTATATTCATCTAACACTGTGTTTCGTCAATAAAGACTCAttagaaatgaatgatcaaattaataaaacttcaatttataccaaaaattaaattccaaGAAGTCGTAAATGTCTTAACTACAGTAAGTTTTCACACATTTATAGAATATGCTGACACTATTAtattatgattggcaaaacgttttttccatttacCCTCTGTTATGCCAATAGATTATTTATCAAGTCCATTTTTAgaggaaacaacacatttatataccacaacttttgataaacaacttccacaaattaaagttttattaatttgattatttatttctgaCGAGACTTTAATGATAAAACAgagtgttaaaaaaagttatgttaagtggttttctactaatttatatatatatatatatatatatatatatatatatatatatatatatatatatatatatatatatatatatatatatatatatatatatatatatatatatatcacttcTACGACAAACAATTACAACGAGAATGGATTGTCTGAGTTTCAGAGAATTATCATTTTTCAATCATgtagtctttttattttcagacACTTTCAATAGGTATACTTGACTCGTCTCAAATCTAAttcctattaaaaaataaaagagattttttCACAAACtgcagaaatattttaaatattttttatgaccGATCtgatttattgatatttttaactcTATGATCTTAAACATTGTTATTATCAAAAGAATCAAAGGTTAACTGAAGTTCGTgcgatattattattattattattattttgatctcctttttattttcacaacaatacttaaacttgttaaaaataaacagttaTTCAACTCTAACTAAtgacatatattaaaaaatatgttaaataaactaCTTAGACAACTTTGTAGAACTTATTAGaagctaaattatttaaaacgcTTATTAAAAGAGGTTACTTTATTTCGGTGGCGATTAGAAATATTTAGGCCCCCGGTTAATCTGTTTTgccatattttaaatttatttaacttccAGGGTTATTTTATTTCGAAATAGATTAACCGtggagttaaaatattttaactggaAGTTAACTTTTTGGGGAGTTATTCCATTTCGCGTCACCAGCACATCACTtctatatatatcttattatacgAGTAACTACTagtaatatattgtgttttactATTGTTTTCaacttgtaaatttttaactttttaatttttatttttcttacataaACTGAATGTTACAATGTAAATGGGGCTCGGCAGTAAGAAAATATACGACTTTTTCTTGCTACGGCCCtttattatatttgtacaaTCTTtgttatgataaattttattaaacggtaaagaaaatgaatttacaaataaaaataaataaaaaagtaagtttaaaagcacacgtaaatataagttaaatataagactcaaaaatattttttgcaaaacataaaaactaatatattatatttgaaaaaatatataaaaaaatccttattaaaaaatattctagttTCGTTTGGATGTTTATTTTGggtatttattatcaaaagtaactttttaaaaatactttttacatcACAttcaacttttctaaaataagattttagcATCGAAAAGTAGTTATTTTTGCAAACGCATTTCATaccattgaaaaatatttttacaaaaatactcTAAAAACTCTAAAAGATGCGCCTGACctgaatcaaaattaaatacattttatcgTATTATGATCTGGATATTCCACAGAATAGAGTTGATCAAAAATATCCAACAAACTTAACAAAAAGTATTgaactttttcatatttatttattatattgagTTTTCTATTGATTTTGGAATTTGAGTTAGAACACGGTAAGCTCAGATCTTGATAATGCCGACCTAGCTGAACCAAGATCGCTACTTATATGGATGATAGCGTACATATCAAGGAACCCTgtgatgtaaattttaaaatactttaaatttgttcgcagaaaaaaatattttttttctgcgAACATTAATTCGAACAACTTGATTGTTCGAATtaagtgaaattttaaatttgaagcgCGTTAATAAAAACACCTGTATAATGAGAAACactttacataatttaataaaaattagtgcaaATGTAGGATATGGCCGCACCAAACTCTGAATAAAATTTCAGTCAGATTGATTAACAAGTTAGAGTTTTACGAcgcttttagtttttattttgtaagctTTTTGCTACTTATGCCTTAAAACGTTACTGTTTACTGTGATATTCGGTcactatttac
This genomic interval from Hydra vulgaris chromosome 01, alternate assembly HydraT2T_AEP contains the following:
- the LOC136075280 gene encoding uncharacterized protein LOC136075280, with the translated sequence MAESRIFRRDWILNTKPNATLILKRYPRFLDMNETIRQEFFFLVGEFKDIRNQWSLCRDTILQLAVTASEKDEDLKEELFCISPVENEFDEAKKTIVSFKALPYLLPSPPKRGKKEPRKSGKATSMRFIVELENMTVDAAVEILNLDGCKQPLIFILGSAMYIKVDLNAVLVEDADSFPEMVLLLLATFYVFDLKYPDELRVLFSLLEKICGISATIRSSIANEFFRLLNLE
- the LOC136074328 gene encoding uncharacterized protein LOC136074328, with amino-acid sequence MSYIFSMISTDKQNKPPAIFKIEENKIHPSMKAMQMWGFFWFLPLAVGDLINEDEKQWIFFIQLCILVDILLAPKFTYGMITLLRDFIEEHLQSFKELFPDLKVRPKQHCFVHYPTIIFQSGPLIGMSCLRYELKNSFFKRSAHIVCNFTNICYTLENYIAYRHQYNSLLSKLTKQHNRGIPLVSKSNRICVNLLPFENVLCFKYNLKSDVHVFVSYKIHIGSINIRKDHYLVISINKDGLPIFGKVEAFVNVENSLIWVVIVSLMETVEFVDHIFSYEVKSYSDELFEILSFNTLLDEHPLPGYVVR